The Polyangium mundeleinium genome contains the following window.
GAGGCCGTCCGACGTCCGCAGCACGTGCACGAGACGGTTGCCCGCGGGCAGGAGCGTCACGCCTTCGAGATCCTCGTACGCGATCTCCACCGTCCCGCCGCGCACGAGCGGCAGCGCAGGGACCGTCAGCGTACGCAGCCCGAGCACGATCGCGAGGTCCTGCCGAGCGCCGAAGCGCCTCGCCAGTACGGCCGCGTAGATCCCGCACGCGAGCAGCACCCCACCGAACCCGGCGAGCCCGAGGCCCGTCTTGCCGCCGCGCGTGATCCCGACGGAGAGCCCGAGCCCGAAGCCGAGCACGAGGAGCACCACGAACCCCCAAAGCGTGCGGGATGGGTTTCGCAGCGGCACGCGAAGCTCGCGCCCCAAACATGCCGCCCCGAGCTCCGCGCGCTCGCGCCGAAGCTGCTCTCGTTCTCGTACCTTCGCCTCGCGTCCTTCCATCGTTCGTCGCTTTCCTCCCGGAGCCGCCCGAGCATGACCGAGAACAGCCGCGAAATGGAGCGACGAAGCGAACGCGGCGCCGCAAAAAATCATTCGCGGTTCAATGCCGCGTCCGCTCGGTCGGACGTATTTCGTCCGCTGACGCACCGTGTCGGTCGTTAAGCCTTTGATACCCGACCGAGTCGCATTACGAGCGCAGGCATGCGTTCAGCGATTCTGGGCGTCGGCCATTACGTGCCGACCAAGGTGGTGACCAACGACGACCTCGCTCGCATGATGCCGACGAGCGACGAGTGGATCCAGCAGCGCACGGGGATCAAGGAGCGCCGCTTCATCGAGCACGACGGCATCGGCGCGAGCGACCTCGCCGTGCCGGCCGTGCACATGGCCCTCGAGCGCGCCGGTCGGAAGGTCTCCGACGTCGACATGATCATCTTCGCGACCCTCAGCCCGGATCACTTCTTCCCCGGCTCGGGTTGCTTCCTCGGCGAGAAGCTCGGCCTGCCCGGCGTGCCCGCGCTCGACGTGCGCAACCAGTGCTCGGGCTTCCTCTACGGGCTCAGCGTCGCGGACGCGTGGGTGCGCGTCGGGGCGTACAAGAACATCCTCGTCGTCGGCGCCGAGGTGCACTCGACGGGCGTCGAGTTCACCGAGCGTGGCCGCGACGTGGCCGTGCTCTTCGGCGACGGCGCGGGCGCGGCCCTCGTGGGCCCGAGCCCGTCCGACGATCGCGGCCTCGTCTCGATCCACCTGCACGCCGATGGTACGGGCGCGAAGGATCTCTGGATCCCCGCGCCCGCGTCGAAGCACATCCCGCGCATCACGCACGAGATGCTCGACAAGGGCGAGCAGTACCCGAAGATGATCGGCAAGCAGGTCTTCCGCTGGGCCACCGAGAAGATGCCCGAGGTGAGCCGCGAGGCGCTCGCCGCAGCCGGCATCGACATCAGCACCATCGACCTGTTCGTCCCGCACCAGGCGAACATGCGCATCAACCAGTACGTGGCCGACAAACTCGGTTTGCCGCAGGAGAAGGTCGTCCACAACATCGAGCGGTACGGCAACACGACGGCCGCGACGATCCCGATCGGCCTCAGCGAGTCCGTCGCCGAGGGCCGCATCAAGGAGGGCTCGACCGTGCTGACGGCCGCCTTCGGCAGCGGCTACACCTGGGGCGCGGCCGTGCTCCGGTGGTAAGAAGAGCCCGATGATCGCTCCCCCCCTCCTCGACGCCATCGTCGATCGCGCGCTCGAAGAAGACCTCGCCGGCGGAGATCTCTCCGGCGAGGCCTGCGTCGATGCAGAGACGCAAGCCGACGCCGCCGCCGTCGCGCGCAAGGCCGTCATCGCCTGCGGCGCGGAGGTCTTTCGCCGCGTGTTCACGCGCGTCGATCCGCGCTGCGTGGTGGAGACGCTCGTGCCCGACGGGAAAGAAGCGCCCGCGGGCACGACGCTCTGGCGTGTGCGCGGGCCGGCCCGCGCCGTGCTCGCGTCGGAGCGGACCGCGCTGAACCTCGTGCAGCGCATGACGGGCATCGCGACGGTCACGCGCCGCTACGTCGACGCGGTCCCGAAGGGCGCGCGGACGCGCATCACCGACACGCGCAAGACCACGCCGGGCCTGCGCGTGCTCGAGCGATACGCCGTCCGCATGGGGGGCGGGATCAACCACCGCAACGACCTCGGCAGCGCCGTGATGATCAAGGACAACCACATCGTCGCGGCCGGCGGCATCTCCCGCGCCGTCGAGCGCGCGAGGGCGCACGCCCCGCACACGTCGCGCATCGAGGTCGAGGTCGACTCGCTCGTGCAACTCGAAGAGGCGATCGCGGCGGGCGCGGACGTGATCCTGCTCGACAACTTCTCGACCGAGGACGTCGCCCGCGCCGTCGCCCGCGCGAAAGACCTTTCGCCGCGCCCGATCCTCGAAGCCTCCGGTGGCATCACGCTCGAGCGCATCACGGAGCTCGCGCTCGCCGGCGTCGACGTGATCAGCGTCGGCGCTCTCACGCACTCGGCGCCCGCGGCCGACATCGGGCTCGACTTTCAGCTTTGAACGACCTCGATCCTCTCCGCATCGAGGCCGAGCTCGAACGGCTCGGCGCGATCATCGGCCGGCCCGTCGTCGTCGCCTCCGTCACCGCCTCCACGAACGACGACGCGCGTCGCGCCGCGGCCGGAGGCGCGCCCCACGGCGCTGCGTTCCTCGCCGACGCGCAGACCCAGGGCCGCGGCCGCAGCGGCCACACGTGGCACTCGCCGGCCGGGGAAAACCTTTACCTCTCCGTCGTCCTTCGCCCCAAGCTCGCGCCGCAGGCGTTGCCTCCGCTCGCGCTCGTCCTCGGCGTTTGCGTCGCACGGGTCGTCGACGAGGTGCTCGGGGCGAGCGCGGCGAGCGGCGCGCGCGCCGGCGTCAAATGGCCGAACGACGTGCTCGTGGACGGCAAGAAGCTCGCGGGGTTGCTCGTCGAAACGGCCCTGCGCGGCGGCACGCTCGACGCCGTCGTCGCGGGCATCGGGCTCAACGTGCATGCCGCCTCGTTCCCGGAGGAGCTCGCCACCCGCGCGACCTCGCTCCACGCGCTCGGCGCACGTGGGCTCGACCGGTCTTCGATCGCCGCACGTTTGCTCGCGGAGATCGGCCACGCTGCGCGCGTGTTCGAGGCCAACGGGCTCGACCCTTTCCTCGCCGAACTCGACCACCGCGACGTCCTCCTCCGCGTCCCTATCGACGTCTCAGGCGTCTCGGGCACGGCAGCGGGCATCGATCGCGAGGGCTACCTCCGCGTGATCGGGAGCGACGGCGCCACGCATCGGATCGGCTCCGGGAGCGTCACGACGCACGGCCCGCTCGGCTCGCCGGGCGCTCGGGCTCGCGGCGGGCCTGGCGCGGGCGGGGCCGCGGGGTAAGAACGTCCCCCCGGCCGTGAAGGAAAACACCCTCGTCATCCACGAGATCTATTCGAGCATCCAGGGCGAATCGACGTTCGCCGGGCTGCCGTGCACGTTCGTGCGCCTGACCGGCTGCAACCTGCGTTGCGCCTGGTGCGACACGACGCAGGCCTTTTACGGCGGAAAACGAATGCCACGCGACGAGGTGCGGGAGAAGGCGCTCGCGTTCGGCACGCCGCTCGTCGAGCTCACGGGGGGCGAGCCGCTCCTGCAGCCCGGCGCGATCCCGCTCTTGCGAGAGCTCTGCGACGCGGGGCGTACGGTCCTCGTGGAGACGAGCGGCGAGGCCGACGTCTCGCGCGTCGATCCCCGCGTCCACAAGATCATGGACCTCAAAGCACCCGGCAGCGGCGAGAGCCATCGAAACCGCTGGTCGAACCTCGCGCACATCGGCCCGCGCGACGAGATCAAGTTCGTGCTGTCCGATCGCGCCGACTACGAATGGATGCGCGACGTGATCCGCGAGCGCGAGCTCTCGCGGCTCGGGTGCACGC
Protein-coding sequences here:
- a CDS encoding 3-oxoacyl-ACP synthase III family protein, with amino-acid sequence MRSAILGVGHYVPTKVVTNDDLARMMPTSDEWIQQRTGIKERRFIEHDGIGASDLAVPAVHMALERAGRKVSDVDMIIFATLSPDHFFPGSGCFLGEKLGLPGVPALDVRNQCSGFLYGLSVADAWVRVGAYKNILVVGAEVHSTGVEFTERGRDVAVLFGDGAGAALVGPSPSDDRGLVSIHLHADGTGAKDLWIPAPASKHIPRITHEMLDKGEQYPKMIGKQVFRWATEKMPEVSREALAAAGIDISTIDLFVPHQANMRINQYVADKLGLPQEKVVHNIERYGNTTAATIPIGLSESVAEGRIKEGSTVLTAAFGSGYTWGAAVLRW
- the nadC gene encoding carboxylating nicotinate-nucleotide diphosphorylase, with the translated sequence MIAPPLLDAIVDRALEEDLAGGDLSGEACVDAETQADAAAVARKAVIACGAEVFRRVFTRVDPRCVVETLVPDGKEAPAGTTLWRVRGPARAVLASERTALNLVQRMTGIATVTRRYVDAVPKGARTRITDTRKTTPGLRVLERYAVRMGGGINHRNDLGSAVMIKDNHIVAAGGISRAVERARAHAPHTSRIEVEVDSLVQLEEAIAAGADVILLDNFSTEDVARAVARAKDLSPRPILEASGGITLERITELALAGVDVISVGALTHSAPAADIGLDFQL
- a CDS encoding biotin--[acetyl-CoA-carboxylase] ligase, producing the protein MNDLDPLRIEAELERLGAIIGRPVVVASVTASTNDDARRAAAGGAPHGAAFLADAQTQGRGRSGHTWHSPAGENLYLSVVLRPKLAPQALPPLALVLGVCVARVVDEVLGASAASGARAGVKWPNDVLVDGKKLAGLLVETALRGGTLDAVVAGIGLNVHAASFPEELATRATSLHALGARGLDRSSIAARLLAEIGHAARVFEANGLDPFLAELDHRDVLLRVPIDVSGVSGTAAGIDREGYLRVIGSDGATHRIGSGSVTTHGPLGSPGARARGGPGAGGAAG
- a CDS encoding radical SAM protein, which gives rise to MKENTLVIHEIYSSIQGESTFAGLPCTFVRLTGCNLRCAWCDTTQAFYGGKRMPRDEVREKALAFGTPLVELTGGEPLLQPGAIPLLRELCDAGRTVLVETSGEADVSRVDPRVHKIMDLKAPGSGESHRNRWSNLAHIGPRDEIKFVLSDRADYEWMRDVIRERELSRLGCTLLASAVWGKLSPKDLVAWVLEDALLVRVQVQLHKVIWGADTQGV